CAGGGCGTTGATGCCCTTTCCTAATCCTTTAGCCATTCGCCACCACTTCCTTTGCCAGTTCTAAATAAACTTCCGCTCCCCTGGACTTCGCATCATAGATGATGATCGGTTCACCATGACTGGGTGCTTCACTTAAACGAACGTTACGAGGAATAATTGTGCGATACACTTTATCTTGGAAATACTTTTTAACCTCTTCAATGACCTGGATGCCGAGATTCGTTCTGGCATCAAGCATCGTCAACAGCACTCCATCGATCATCAAATCATGATTCAAGTGCTTCTGGACCAATCGGACGGTGCTGAGCAGCTGACTTAATCCTTCAAGTGCGTAATATTCACACTGAACCGGAATGACGACCGCATCCGAAGCGGTCAGCGCATTGATCGTCAAAAGCCCTAACGAAGGAGGACAGTCAATGATGACATAGTCATATTCATCCTTTACTTTCTCCAGCGCTTTTTTCAGACGCACTTCCCGGGAAATTGTCGGGACGAGTTCAATTTCTGCTCCCGCAAGTGAGATCGTCGCAGGAACGATCGACAGATTTTCCACTTTCGACTGCTTGATCGTTTCCTTTACGTCTACATCATCCACCAATACATCATAAATGCACTGCTGCACATCGCCTTTTTCAACACCGACACCACTCGTCGCGTTTCCTTGAGGATCGATATCCACCAGTAAAACCTTTTTCCCTATATAAGCTAAACAAGCCCCCAAATTTACGGATGTCGTGGTCTTCCCCACGCCGCCTTTTTGGTTTGTTACGGCTACGATTCTGCCCAAGGTTGTCACCTGCCTTCTGACTTCCTATAATTGACTCTCATTTTTCACACAGTATTCTTCTATTCTATCAAAATTCCGGGATTATTGTCTGTCAATTTTTCTAAAAGGATAAATTTGTAATGATCATATTCAAACATACAAAAAGTGAGAAACCACGCTAAGATGTTTCTCACTTTAAGTCTGGCATTCTATTTTTTTTTCGGGATACGGATGGTAAATTGATAGAATTCATCATGTTCCTCTTCTTCAGCGTCCAGATTGATGCCGCTGTCTGAGACCATGGTCAGGGATTGACGAATTGTATTTACCGCAATTCTCATATCCTTGCTGAATGCTTTTCGTTTAGGCTTCGGCTTTTGAGTCGTGCCTTCTTGCATTTTCAC
The nucleotide sequence above comes from Bacillus sp. KH172YL63. Encoded proteins:
- a CDS encoding ParA family protein, with protein sequence MGRIVAVTNQKGGVGKTTTSVNLGACLAYIGKKVLLVDIDPQGNATSGVGVEKGDVQQCIYDVLVDDVDVKETIKQSKVENLSIVPATISLAGAEIELVPTISREVRLKKALEKVKDEYDYVIIDCPPSLGLLTINALTASDAVVIPVQCEYYALEGLSQLLSTVRLVQKHLNHDLMIDGVLLTMLDARTNLGIQVIEEVKKYFQDKVYRTIIPRNVRLSEAPSHGEPIIIYDAKSRGAEVYLELAKEVVANG